A single window of Inquilinus sp. Marseille-Q2685 DNA harbors:
- a CDS encoding dihydrodipicolinate synthase family protein, whose product MASAPAFQGVVPPVVTPLTADFQVDYPSFTRVLEHLIDGGVHGLFVLGSTSEVVFHDEATRRRILEHAVKVANGRVPVLAGVIDPTTDRVIGHAKVAQSIGVAAVVVTAPFYARTSQPEIVDHFRYVREAIDVPVIAYDIPVCVHVKLDRASVVTLAREGTIAGLKDSSGDDGNFRFALMDLADRPEIAMMTGSEIVCDSALAAGAHGIVPGLANVDPHGYVRLYDLCRQGDWAAARAEQERLCRLFEIVWVSLPRTSAGSAGVGGFKTAMRRLGIIDTNVMARPQRALNDAEAAKVEAILKATGLLA is encoded by the coding sequence ATGGCCTCAGCCCCCGCTTTCCAGGGCGTCGTCCCGCCCGTCGTCACCCCGCTGACCGCGGATTTCCAGGTCGACTACCCGTCCTTCACCCGCGTGCTCGAGCATCTGATCGACGGCGGCGTGCACGGGCTGTTCGTGCTCGGCTCCACCAGCGAGGTGGTGTTTCATGACGAGGCGACGCGCCGGCGGATCCTGGAGCATGCGGTCAAGGTCGCGAATGGCCGGGTGCCCGTGCTGGCCGGCGTGATCGACCCGACCACCGACCGCGTCATCGGCCATGCCAAGGTGGCGCAGTCGATCGGCGTCGCCGCCGTGGTGGTGACCGCGCCCTTCTATGCCCGCACCAGCCAGCCGGAGATTGTCGACCATTTCCGCTATGTGCGTGAGGCCATCGACGTGCCGGTCATCGCCTACGACATCCCGGTCTGCGTCCACGTCAAGCTGGACCGGGCGAGCGTGGTGACGCTGGCGCGCGAGGGCACCATCGCCGGGCTGAAGGATTCCAGCGGCGACGACGGCAACTTCCGCTTCGCCCTGATGGACCTGGCCGACAGGCCGGAGATCGCGATGATGACGGGATCGGAGATCGTCTGCGATTCCGCCCTGGCCGCCGGTGCGCACGGCATCGTGCCCGGCCTCGCCAATGTCGACCCGCATGGCTATGTCCGCCTGTACGACCTGTGCCGCCAGGGCGACTGGGCGGCGGCGCGGGCGGAGCAGGAGCGGCTGTGCCGCCTGTTCGAGATCGTCTGGGTCAGCCTGCCGCGCACCAGCGCCGGGTCGGCCGGCGTCGGCGGCTTCAAGACCGCGATGCGCCGCCTCGGCATCATCGACACCAATGTCATGGCCCGGCCGCAGCGGGCGCTGAACGACGCCGAGGCCGCGAAGGTCGAGGCGATCCTCAAGGCGACCGGCCTCTTGGCCTGA
- a CDS encoding ABC transporter ATP-binding protein, translating to MAEAQHPILDVSGLRTVFRIRGREVTAVADLDLAIRPAETVALVGESGSGKSVTSLSIMGLLPAKAGRVAAGSIRFRGKDGQGRDLATLDGEARRRIRGNDIGMVFQEPMTSLNPVYTIGDQIAEPIRIHLGRDRRSAWAAAVDLLDSVGIPDPKRRAGQYPHELSGGMRQRATIAMALACDPTLLLADEPTTALDVTIQAQILDLLRRLQDQRGMGVLFVTHNLGVVAEIAHRVAVMYAGRIVETGPVREVFRHPRHPYTIGLLASVPKLGEATRLKAAGAKLATIPGTVPSLAAMPPGCAFASRCPHAVDACRAAVPALAEVGPGHTSRCIRWQEL from the coding sequence ATGGCAGAGGCTCAGCACCCCATCCTCGACGTCAGCGGCTTGCGGACCGTGTTCCGCATCCGCGGGCGCGAGGTGACCGCGGTGGCGGATCTCGACCTCGCCATCCGGCCGGCGGAGACGGTCGCGCTGGTGGGCGAGTCCGGCTCCGGCAAGTCGGTGACGAGCCTCTCCATCATGGGGCTGCTGCCGGCCAAGGCCGGGCGCGTGGCCGCGGGGTCGATCCGGTTCCGCGGCAAGGACGGGCAAGGCCGGGACCTGGCGACGCTGGACGGGGAGGCGCGGCGCCGCATCCGCGGCAACGACATCGGCATGGTGTTCCAGGAGCCGATGACCAGCCTCAACCCGGTCTACACCATCGGCGACCAGATCGCCGAGCCGATCCGCATCCATCTCGGCCGCGACCGCAGATCGGCCTGGGCGGCGGCGGTCGACCTGCTCGACAGCGTCGGCATCCCCGATCCGAAGCGGCGGGCCGGGCAGTATCCGCACGAGCTGTCGGGCGGCATGCGCCAGCGTGCCACCATCGCCATGGCGCTGGCCTGCGACCCCACGCTGCTGCTGGCCGACGAGCCGACGACCGCGCTGGACGTCACCATCCAGGCGCAGATCCTCGACCTGCTGCGCCGGCTGCAGGACCAGCGCGGCATGGGGGTGCTGTTCGTGACCCACAATCTCGGCGTGGTGGCCGAGATCGCCCACCGCGTGGCGGTGATGTATGCCGGCCGGATCGTCGAGACCGGGCCGGTGCGCGAGGTGTTCCGGCACCCGCGCCACCCCTACACCATCGGCCTCCTGGCCTCTGTGCCCAAACTGGGCGAGGCGACGCGGCTGAAGGCGGCGGGCGCCAAGCTGGCCACCATTCCCGGCACGGTGCCGAGCCTGGCCGCCATGCCGCCTGGCTGCGCCTTCGCCTCGCGCTGCCCGCATGCGGTCGACGCCTGCCGCGCCGCCGTGCCGGCGCTGGCCGAGGTCGGCCCCGGCCACACCAGCCGCTGCATCCGCTGGCAGGAGCTCTGA
- a CDS encoding ABC transporter permease translates to MLNYCLRRLAVGVGMLIALSLLIFILLRLAPGDPIDAYINPNVAMSQEEMAAVRARLGLDQPLPVQYLAWLGGALRGDLGFSLQRNGETVLGLVAQRIGPTLLLMGTGLAIAIVAGIGAGIIGAVRRNSATDLGLSVAAFLGISSPAFLTALVGLYVFSVLLRWAPSGGMLTPGAPFSLGDLLSHLILPALLLSIGHAALIMRYMRASLLEVLNQDYVRSARAKGVKEFWVVVKHALRNALLPVVTLIGSTIGIAVGGAIFLESVFNWPGMGLLLVNAVETRDYPVIMGATLVVGACVILANLLTDIAYAAIDPRIQVA, encoded by the coding sequence ATGCTGAACTACTGCCTTCGTCGCCTCGCGGTCGGGGTCGGCATGCTGATCGCCCTCAGCCTGCTGATCTTCATCCTGCTCCGGCTCGCGCCCGGCGACCCGATCGACGCCTACATCAACCCGAATGTGGCGATGTCGCAGGAAGAGATGGCCGCGGTGCGCGCCCGTCTCGGCCTCGACCAGCCGCTGCCGGTGCAGTACCTGGCCTGGCTCGGCGGCGCGCTGCGTGGCGATCTCGGCTTCTCCCTCCAGCGCAACGGCGAGACCGTGCTGGGCCTGGTGGCGCAGCGGATCGGCCCGACCCTGCTGCTGATGGGAACCGGCCTCGCGATCGCCATCGTGGCCGGGATCGGCGCCGGCATCATCGGCGCCGTCCGCCGCAACTCCGCCACCGATCTCGGCCTTTCGGTCGCCGCCTTTCTCGGCATCTCCAGCCCGGCCTTCCTGACCGCGCTGGTCGGTCTCTACGTCTTCTCCGTGCTGCTGCGCTGGGCACCGTCGGGCGGCATGCTGACCCCCGGCGCGCCCTTCTCGCTGGGCGATCTCCTCAGCCACCTGATCCTGCCGGCTCTCTTGCTCTCGATCGGCCACGCCGCGCTGATCATGCGCTACATGCGCGCCTCGCTGCTGGAGGTGCTGAACCAGGACTATGTCCGCTCGGCCCGCGCCAAGGGGGTCAAGGAGTTCTGGGTGGTGGTGAAGCACGCGCTGCGCAACGCGCTGCTGCCGGTCGTCACCCTGATCGGGTCGACCATCGGCATCGCGGTCGGCGGCGCCATCTTCCTCGAGAGCGTCTTCAACTGGCCAGGCATGGGCCTGCTGCTGGTCAATGCGGTGGAGACCCGGGACTATCCGGTGATCATGGGCGCAACCCTCGTGGTCGGCGCCTGCGTGATCCTGGCCAACCTGCTGACCGACATCGCCTATGCGGCGATCGACCCGCGGATCCAGGTGGCCTGA
- a CDS encoding ABC transporter permease: MAIAETPHPRGGNGPLARAFRRFAANGAALAGIAILVPMLVLIVCYPLILGHKPNDIDLLALNKGPSAAHWLGTDGVGRDILARVLQGGRISLLVAVVSVAISVVIGFLVGSIAAMAGRFADAAIMRFVDLAMTLPPVISLLVLASITGAGIVPTIIVISLLSWPVLARMVRARLMELRERDFVVASRGMGAGLGHLLWRHGLPNSIDILVVYATLQIAAAILLEAGLSFLGLGVPPPEASWGNMLNAARSTVVLEQYPWQWLFPGVALVITVLAINFVGDGLRDAFDPRSELN; the protein is encoded by the coding sequence ATGGCGATCGCAGAAACGCCCCATCCCCGCGGCGGCAACGGCCCGCTGGCCCGCGCCTTCCGCCGTTTTGCCGCCAACGGCGCGGCGCTGGCCGGCATCGCCATCCTGGTGCCGATGCTGGTGCTGATCGTCTGCTATCCGCTGATCCTCGGGCACAAGCCGAACGACATCGACCTGCTGGCCCTCAACAAGGGCCCCAGCGCCGCGCATTGGCTGGGCACCGACGGCGTCGGCCGCGACATCCTGGCCCGGGTGCTGCAGGGCGGGCGCATCTCGTTGCTGGTCGCCGTGGTGTCGGTCGCGATCTCGGTGGTGATCGGATTCCTGGTCGGCTCGATCGCCGCCATGGCCGGCCGCTTCGCCGATGCCGCGATCATGCGCTTCGTCGACCTCGCCATGACCCTGCCGCCGGTGATCTCGCTGCTGGTCCTGGCCTCGATCACCGGCGCCGGCATCGTGCCGACCATCATCGTCATCTCGCTGCTGTCCTGGCCGGTGCTGGCGCGCATGGTCCGCGCCCGGCTGATGGAGCTGCGCGAGCGCGACTTCGTGGTGGCGTCGCGCGGCATGGGGGCCGGCCTCGGCCACCTGCTGTGGCGGCACGGCCTGCCGAACTCGATCGACATCCTCGTCGTCTACGCCACGCTGCAGATCGCCGCCGCCATCCTGCTCGAGGCCGGCCTGTCCTTCCTCGGCCTCGGCGTGCCGCCGCCGGAGGCGAGCTGGGGCAACATGCTGAACGCCGCCCGCAGCACCGTGGTGCTGGAGCAGTACCCCTGGCAGTGGCTGTTCCCGGGCGTCGCCCTGGTGATCACCGTGCTCGCCATCAACTTCGTCGGCGACGGATTGCGCGACGCCTTCGACCCCCGTTCCGAACTCAACTGA
- a CDS encoding ABC transporter ATP-binding protein, translating to MAEPLLVVRGLAKHFGPGAFGRGPLVRALDDISFEVGRGEVVGLVGESGSGKTTIGRSVLRLIEPTAGKVVFDGRDLTRLSSGEMRRQRRRMQYIFQDPFASLSPRMTIGEILTEGLAIQGIGTGRERLARARAALEAVELPADAVERYAHEFSGGQRQRIGIARALALEPEFLVADEPVSALDVSVQAQIVNLLRDLQLRLGLTMLFISHDLAVVEYICDRVIVLYLGRIMEIAPSERLYAAPKHPYTRALLSAIPEPDPDRPRQRQILTGDIPSPANPPSGCVFRTRCPHAVEACARVVPPLEEVEPGHFKACIRQDVSR from the coding sequence ATGGCCGAACCGCTTCTCGTCGTGCGCGGCCTGGCCAAGCATTTCGGCCCCGGCGCCTTCGGCCGCGGCCCGCTGGTGCGCGCGCTCGACGACATCAGCTTCGAGGTCGGCCGCGGCGAGGTGGTCGGCCTCGTCGGCGAATCCGGCTCGGGCAAGACCACGATCGGCCGGTCGGTGCTGCGGCTGATCGAGCCGACGGCCGGGAAGGTCGTGTTCGACGGCAGGGATCTGACCAGGCTGTCCAGCGGCGAGATGCGCCGGCAGCGGCGGCGGATGCAGTACATCTTCCAGGACCCCTTCGCCAGCCTGTCGCCGCGCATGACGATCGGCGAGATCCTGACCGAAGGCCTCGCCATCCAGGGCATCGGCACCGGCCGCGAGCGGCTGGCCAGGGCGCGGGCGGCGCTGGAGGCGGTGGAGCTGCCGGCCGACGCGGTCGAGCGCTACGCCCATGAGTTCTCCGGCGGCCAGCGGCAGCGCATCGGCATCGCCCGGGCCCTGGCGCTGGAGCCGGAGTTCCTGGTGGCGGACGAGCCGGTCTCGGCGCTGGACGTCTCGGTCCAGGCGCAGATCGTCAACCTGCTGCGCGACCTGCAGCTGCGCCTCGGCCTGACCATGCTGTTCATCTCCCACGACCTCGCGGTGGTGGAGTACATCTGCGACCGGGTGATCGTGCTGTATCTCGGCCGGATCATGGAGATCGCGCCGAGCGAGCGGCTCTACGCCGCGCCGAAGCACCCCTATACCCGCGCGCTCCTCTCGGCGATCCCGGAGCCGGACCCCGACCGGCCGCGCCAGCGCCAGATCCTGACGGGCGACATCCCCAGCCCGGCCAACCCGCCCTCGGGCTGCGTCTTCCGCACCCGCTGCCCGCACGCGGTCGAGGCCTGCGCCAGGGTGGTCCCGCCACTGGAGGAGGTGGAGCCGGGACATTTCAAGGCGTGCATCAGACAGGACGTCAGCCGATGA
- a CDS encoding dihydrodipicolinate synthase family protein, with translation MTGRDTVLRGNWATLLLPIAEDDSIDFGRLAEEIDLLVTARVDGIYSNGTAGELHNQTEAEYAAIQRLLAEKCRAAGMPFVIGACQPDPSLARERVRLARDLGPAAIQVVLPDWWPVTEPEAVDFLELMTEAAGGVPLILYNPPHAKRVLPPDELGRLVRAVPAVTGIKLADGDAAWYAAAKQHLSGIALFVPGHHLATGMKHGVAAGAFSNVACFSPSGAQAWTDRMAADIEGALDLERRICRFMDEHVVPFRSLHGYSNAALDKLLAAVGGWGPIGPRLRRPYRWIDDAEAARLRPIARSMMPELFSAP, from the coding sequence ATGACGGGGAGGGACACCGTGCTGCGCGGCAACTGGGCGACGCTGCTGCTGCCGATCGCCGAAGATGACAGCATCGATTTCGGCCGGCTGGCCGAGGAGATCGACCTGCTGGTCACGGCGCGGGTCGACGGCATCTATTCCAACGGCACGGCCGGCGAGCTGCACAACCAGACCGAGGCGGAATACGCCGCGATACAGAGGCTGCTGGCCGAGAAGTGCCGGGCCGCCGGCATGCCCTTCGTCATCGGCGCCTGCCAGCCGGACCCGAGCCTGGCGCGGGAGCGGGTGCGGCTGGCGCGGGATCTCGGCCCCGCGGCGATCCAGGTGGTGCTGCCGGACTGGTGGCCGGTGACCGAGCCCGAGGCCGTCGACTTCCTGGAGCTGATGACGGAGGCCGCCGGCGGAGTGCCGCTGATCCTCTATAACCCGCCACACGCCAAGCGGGTGCTGCCGCCGGACGAGCTCGGCCGGCTGGTGCGCGCCGTGCCGGCGGTGACCGGCATCAAGCTGGCGGATGGCGACGCTGCCTGGTACGCGGCGGCGAAGCAGCATCTCTCCGGCATCGCGCTCTTCGTCCCCGGCCATCATCTGGCGACGGGGATGAAGCACGGCGTCGCCGCCGGCGCCTTCTCCAACGTCGCCTGCTTCAGCCCGTCGGGCGCCCAGGCCTGGACCGACCGGATGGCCGCCGACATCGAGGGCGCGCTCGACCTGGAGCGCCGGATCTGCCGCTTCATGGACGAGCATGTCGTGCCGTTCCGCAGCCTGCACGGATACTCCAATGCCGCCTTGGACAAGCTGCTGGCGGCGGTCGGCGGCTGGGGGCCGATCGGGCCCAGGCTGCGGCGCCCCTATCGCTGGATCGACGACGCAGAGGCCGCACGCCTCCGCCCGATCGCGCGGTCGATGATGCCGGAGCTGTTCTCTGCCCCATGA
- a CDS encoding ABC transporter substrate-binding protein yields the protein MLASALALAAAMAAWAPGAMTPAVAQEPSTITGGFDVGPGGFQGNFNPLAATGGFTWLSLYFEPLVIYDAKLESIVGDLASSYEVSADKLQYTFKLADAKWHDGQPFTSADVKFTIETAKNGATGTVFAARLGAIASVETPDAKTVVLKLSAPNAGLLATLTQLMMLPQHALKDIPANALAKHEWWSKSPIGTGPYKFSRYVTDQYVELVANPDYRGGQPVTDRIINRYFANTAAAVAALRSGEIAFSYVEADDVATFQGNDAFKVIEGNSYVVNYLGFNQEVPLWKDVRVRQAVMHAINRDAIVQSLYKGAAEIANCGYVADHLLPSGIDSYAYDPEKAKQLLAEAGWDKINGSKPIPLLTYYNTPLASNVLAAVQAMLAQVGINVVPRTVDTPTYNATIYAQNPDWSQFPLVYAGLQNGPDPSAINIGLNEKQIPPAGANFLRIRMPEVTGAFDAAMNETDDSKRAERYQAVCKAMNANLPWATMWVAKRYGVVSSKLKDFVWTPAPAGGPFAAHPEKWAIGN from the coding sequence ATGCTGGCATCCGCGCTGGCGCTCGCCGCCGCCATGGCGGCCTGGGCACCGGGCGCCATGACGCCCGCCGTGGCGCAGGAGCCGTCGACGATCACCGGCGGGTTCGACGTCGGGCCGGGTGGCTTCCAGGGCAACTTCAACCCGCTCGCCGCCACCGGCGGCTTCACCTGGCTCAGCCTGTATTTCGAGCCGCTGGTGATCTACGACGCCAAGCTGGAGAGCATCGTCGGCGACCTCGCCTCCAGCTACGAGGTCAGCGCCGACAAGCTGCAATACACCTTCAAGCTGGCCGATGCGAAATGGCATGACGGCCAGCCCTTCACCTCGGCCGACGTCAAGTTCACCATCGAGACCGCGAAGAACGGCGCCACCGGCACGGTGTTCGCCGCCCGGCTCGGCGCCATCGCCTCGGTCGAGACGCCGGACGCGAAGACCGTGGTGCTGAAGCTGTCGGCGCCGAATGCCGGCCTGCTGGCGACGCTGACCCAGCTGATGATGCTGCCGCAACATGCGCTGAAGGACATCCCGGCGAATGCGCTGGCCAAGCACGAATGGTGGTCGAAATCGCCGATCGGCACAGGGCCTTACAAGTTCTCGCGCTACGTCACCGACCAGTATGTCGAGCTGGTGGCCAACCCGGACTATCGCGGCGGCCAGCCGGTGACCGACCGGATCATCAACCGCTACTTCGCCAACACCGCGGCGGCGGTGGCGGCGCTGCGCTCCGGCGAGATCGCCTTCAGCTATGTCGAGGCCGACGACGTCGCCACCTTCCAGGGCAACGACGCCTTCAAGGTGATCGAGGGCAACTCCTACGTCGTCAACTACCTGGGCTTCAACCAGGAGGTGCCGCTGTGGAAGGACGTGCGCGTCCGCCAGGCGGTGATGCATGCGATCAACCGCGATGCGATCGTGCAGAGCCTGTACAAGGGCGCGGCCGAGATCGCCAATTGCGGCTATGTCGCCGACCACCTGCTGCCGTCCGGGATCGACAGCTACGCCTATGATCCGGAGAAGGCGAAGCAGCTGCTGGCCGAGGCCGGCTGGGACAAGATCAACGGCAGCAAGCCGATCCCGCTGCTGACCTACTACAACACGCCGCTGGCCTCGAACGTGCTGGCCGCGGTGCAGGCGATGCTGGCGCAGGTCGGCATCAACGTGGTGCCGCGGACGGTCGACACGCCGACCTACAACGCCACCATCTACGCCCAGAACCCGGACTGGTCGCAGTTCCCGCTGGTCTATGCCGGGCTGCAGAACGGGCCGGACCCGAGCGCCATCAACATCGGCCTGAACGAGAAGCAGATCCCGCCGGCCGGCGCCAACTTCCTGCGCATCCGCATGCCAGAGGTGACCGGCGCATTCGACGCCGCCATGAACGAGACCGACGACAGCAAGCGGGCGGAGCGCTACCAGGCGGTCTGCAAGGCGATGAACGCCAACCTGCCCTGGGCCACCATGTGGGTGGCCAAGCGCTACGGCGTCGTCTCCAGCAAGCTGAAGGACTTCGTCTGGACCCCGGCCCCGGCCGGCGGCCCCTTCGCCGCCCATCCGGAGAAGTGGGCGATCGGCAACTGA
- a CDS encoding beta-galactosidase has translation MATDKVPQIPFGAVYFRKSNPPREDWARDYRTAAEDGLNIFRHWFMWSVIERRPGVYDWDDYDRQMDLAAENGLKTIIAELTHTVPDWAYRKFSHARQVRMDGRPLTSNMGVSAAVGGFANNGGGAGALTMNCPEVKEAAGAFLTALATRYKGHPALLGYDVWNEVNYAADVDYSSHAKAAFRDWLKRKYGDLETLAQAWHRYSYAEWEDIEPPAEIAAYPEGLDWIEFRRDNFYGQMQWRIDTIRAVDRDCLIAAHGIAGAIPNMAANGCDDWLAASKVEIYGMTWVPARKGNQPWRNFYGADMTRAAARGKPFWHAERQGGPLWLQPQVLGRDKEDGRVAEPEDIRVWTMTSFAAGATGVLNLRWRPLLDGPLFGAFGSYAMDGSRTPRSDMASAIAKWANAPEQKDVFAARPVKGDIGLLVVPEAQAWDLLLNHRHCPETYAEAMWGAYRGFFDNGIQADWLHVDDIDSHDTIYAPYPIMLTAAHAERLARWVEAGGTLISEACIGYFGDRGTVGVVQPNHGLDRVFGVREDEVEFMPDIGDRIRFAYDGHTVTGGGFLQSYTPAGGTERGRFADGRLAVVENTYGRGRTLLVGTHPGVGYFKTSGEANRSYFAGVFAWTGREQHVRLSNSALQARLHDGEGGKVLWVVNPTREAQRSTVAVAARHGTLRIGQAHWAGEGARIQEAEVVVPPRDVLVARLG, from the coding sequence ATGGCCACGGACAAGGTCCCGCAGATCCCGTTCGGAGCGGTCTATTTCCGCAAGTCCAACCCGCCGCGCGAGGATTGGGCGCGGGACTACCGGACGGCAGCGGAGGACGGGCTCAACATCTTCCGCCACTGGTTCATGTGGAGCGTCATCGAGCGCCGGCCTGGCGTCTATGATTGGGACGACTATGACCGGCAGATGGACCTGGCGGCCGAGAACGGCCTCAAGACCATCATCGCCGAACTGACCCACACGGTGCCCGACTGGGCCTATCGCAAATTCTCCCATGCCCGGCAGGTTCGCATGGATGGACGGCCGCTGACCTCGAATATGGGCGTCAGCGCCGCCGTCGGCGGTTTCGCCAACAATGGCGGCGGGGCAGGGGCGCTGACCATGAACTGCCCCGAGGTGAAGGAGGCGGCCGGCGCCTTCCTGACCGCGCTCGCCACCCGCTACAAGGGGCATCCGGCGCTGCTCGGCTACGACGTCTGGAACGAGGTCAACTACGCCGCCGATGTCGATTATTCGAGCCACGCCAAGGCCGCCTTCCGCGACTGGCTGAAGCGGAAATACGGCGACCTCGAGACGCTGGCCCAGGCCTGGCACCGCTACTCCTACGCCGAATGGGAGGACATCGAGCCGCCGGCCGAGATCGCCGCCTATCCGGAGGGCCTCGACTGGATCGAATTCCGGCGGGACAATTTCTACGGCCAGATGCAATGGCGCATCGACACCATCCGCGCAGTGGACCGGGACTGCCTGATCGCCGCGCACGGCATCGCCGGCGCCATCCCGAACATGGCCGCCAATGGCTGCGACGACTGGCTGGCGGCGTCCAAGGTCGAGATCTACGGCATGACCTGGGTCCCGGCGCGCAAGGGCAACCAGCCCTGGCGCAACTTCTACGGCGCCGACATGACCCGCGCCGCCGCCCGCGGCAAGCCCTTCTGGCATGCGGAGCGGCAGGGCGGCCCGCTCTGGCTGCAGCCGCAGGTGCTGGGCCGCGACAAGGAGGATGGCCGCGTCGCCGAGCCGGAGGACATCCGCGTCTGGACCATGACCTCCTTCGCCGCTGGGGCGACCGGCGTTCTCAACCTGCGCTGGCGGCCGCTGCTCGACGGCCCGCTGTTCGGCGCCTTCGGCTCCTACGCCATGGACGGCTCGCGCACGCCGCGCTCGGACATGGCGAGCGCCATCGCCAAATGGGCGAACGCGCCGGAGCAGAAGGATGTGTTCGCGGCGCGGCCGGTGAAGGGCGATATCGGCCTGCTGGTCGTCCCGGAAGCCCAGGCCTGGGACCTGCTGCTCAACCACCGCCACTGTCCGGAGACCTATGCCGAGGCGATGTGGGGCGCCTATCGCGGCTTCTTCGACAACGGCATCCAGGCCGACTGGCTGCATGTCGACGACATCGATTCCCATGACACGATCTACGCACCGTACCCGATCATGCTGACGGCGGCGCATGCGGAGAGGCTGGCCCGCTGGGTGGAGGCGGGCGGCACGCTGATCAGCGAGGCCTGCATCGGCTATTTCGGCGACCGCGGCACGGTCGGCGTCGTGCAGCCGAACCACGGGTTGGACCGCGTCTTCGGGGTGCGCGAGGACGAGGTCGAGTTCATGCCCGACATCGGCGACCGCATCCGCTTCGCCTATGACGGCCACACCGTGACGGGCGGCGGCTTCCTGCAGAGCTATACGCCGGCGGGCGGGACCGAGCGCGGCCGGTTCGCCGACGGGCGGCTCGCGGTGGTCGAGAATACCTACGGCCGCGGGCGGACGCTGCTGGTCGGCACCCATCCGGGAGTCGGCTATTTCAAGACCTCGGGCGAGGCGAACCGGAGCTATTTCGCCGGGGTCTTCGCCTGGACCGGCCGGGAGCAGCATGTGCGCCTCTCGAACAGCGCATTGCAGGCCAGGCTCCATGATGGCGAAGGCGGCAAGGTGCTCTGGGTGGTGAACCCGACGCGCGAGGCCCAGCGCTCGACCGTGGCCGTCGCCGCGCGGCACGGGACGCTGAGGATCGGCCAGGCGCATTGGGCGGGGGAGGGTGCCCGGATCCAGGAGGCCGAGGTGGTGGTGCCGCCGCGCGACGTCCTGGTGGCCAGGCTGGGCTAG
- a CDS encoding cyclophilin-like fold protein, with protein sequence MNPDRSGAEPSWGPSPSAPPPARGEDRLSAAEAHRGGSGPFAPGDFCYYAPWGNLAFFYAGYRYSRDLASMLVFAWNSKKPSLMGDGLVPGSLVAG encoded by the coding sequence CTGAACCCCGATCGCTCGGGCGCCGAGCCCTCCTGGGGACCATCCCCATCGGCGCCGCCACCCGCACGCGGAGAAGATCGCCTATCTGCCGCGGAGGCTCACCGAGGGGGCAGCGGGCCGTTCGCTCCGGGCGACTTCTGCTATTACGCCCCCTGGGGCAACCTGGCGTTCTTCTACGCCGGCTACCGCTATTCGAGGGACCTTGCGTCGATGCTGGTGTTTGCGTGGAACAGCAAAAAGCCGTCCCTGATGGGGGACGGCTTGGTGCCAGGATCGTTGGTTGCGGGATAG